The proteins below come from a single Meleagris gallopavo isolate NT-WF06-2002-E0010 breed Aviagen turkey brand Nicholas breeding stock unplaced genomic scaffold, Turkey_5.1 ChrUn_random_7180001951303, whole genome shotgun sequence genomic window:
- the MEX3A gene encoding RNA-binding protein MEX3A, translated as MVWWEGTLVSSGVLYGLVGGDTVSSGVLYGLVGGDTVSSGVLYGVVGGDTLCVEGSAQNGSAFWGLWGWRWENLPPTFGDVFCCRQSPIGVRGTETSLPCSVPLGRGWFMLFPIAEGWHWCGLPDPSFLFSSLLQGCKIKALRAKTNTYIKTPVRGEEPVFMVTGRREDVAMARREIISAAEHFSMIRASRNKAGTTFGSAPTLPGQVTIRVRVPYRVVGLVVGPKGATIKRIQQQTNTYIITPSRDRDPVFEITGAPGNVERAREEIETHIAVRTGKILEYNNENDFLSSSPDSSMENRYSEAWRVHTPAPGCKPLSTFRQNSLGCIGDCSVDPVYETPRLNDQNDFNYGYLFPNYGVNKQDLYYGVPESGAPMWAGQENANPVSVLFSKQQRSSSTGAIHPNSHRSPSSSIQEPNLSALPRRSQGEPLQGFSKLGSTAAARTSVSSSRECMVCFESEVTAALVPCGHNLFCMECAVRICERTDPECPVCHAAATQAIRIFS; from the coding sequence ATGGTTTGGTGGGAGGGGACACTAGTGAGCAGTGGGGTTTTGTATGGTTTGGTGGGAGGGGACACAGTGAGCAGTGGGGTTTTGTATGGTTTGGTGGGAGGGGACACAGTGAGCAGTGGGGTTTTGTATGGTGTGGTGGGAGGGGACACGTTGTGTGTTGAGGGCAGCGCACAAAATGGCAGCGCCTTCTGGGGTCTGTGGGGATGGCGATGGGAAAACCTTCCTCCGACATTCGGTGACGTGTTTTGCTGCCGGCAGTCACCCATCGGTGTTAGGGGGACCGAAACCTCTCTGCCATGCTCCGTGCCCCTCGGCCGTGGCTGGTTTATGCTATTTCCCATAGCGGAGGGCTGGCATTGGTGCGGCCTTCCTgacccttcttttctcttttcctctctcctccaagGCTGCAAGATCAAAGCTCTGCGGGCCAAGACCAACACGTACATCAAGACGCCGGTGCGGGGCGAGGAGCCGGTCTTCATGGTGACGGGGCGGCGCGAGGACGTGGCCATGGCACGGAGGGAGATCATCTCGGCGGCCGAGCATTTCTCCATGATCCGTGCATCGCGCAACAAGGCCGGAACCACGTTCGGCAGCGCGCCCACCTTGCCGGGCCAGGTCACCATCCGGGTTCGCGTCCCCTACCGCGTGGTGGGATTGGTGGTGGGCCCGAAAGGAGCCACCATCAAGAGGATCCAACAGCAAACCAACACCTACATCATCACGCCCAGCCGGGACCGAGATCCCGTCTTCGAGATCACCGGCGCGCCGGGCAACGTGGAACGCGCGCGGGAGGAGATCGAGACCCACATCGCCGTGAGGACGGGGAAGATCTTGGAGTACAACAACGAGAACGATTTCCTGTCCAGCAGCCCCGACTCCAGCATGGAGAACCGCTACTCGGAGGCCTGGAGGGTGCACACGCCGGCGCCGGGCTGCAAGCCGCTCTCCACCTTCCGGCAGAACAGCCTGGGCTGCATCGGGGACTGCTCGGTGGATCCGGTCTACGAGACGCCGCGGCTGAACGACCAAAACGACTTCAATTACGGTTACCTCTTCCCCAACTACGGCGTCAACAAGCAAGATCTGTACTACGGGGTGCCGGAATCGGGCGCCCCGATGTGGGCCGGGCAGGAGAACGCCAACCCGGTCTCGGTGCTCTTCTCCAAGCAGCAGCGCTCCAGCAGCACCGGCGCCATCCACCCCAACTCCCACCGCTCGCCGTCCTCTTCCATCCAGGAGCCCAACCTCTCCGCTCTCCCTCGGCGATCGCAGGGGGAGCCGCTCCAGGGTTTTTCCAAACTGGGGAGCACCGCCGCTGCCCGGACGTCCGTCTCCAGCAGCCGCGAGTGCATGGTGTGTTTCGAGAGCGAAGTGACGGCGGCGCTGGTGCCGTGCGGCCATAACCTCTTCTGCATGGAGTGCGCCGTGAGGATCTGCGAGAGGACTGACCCGGAGTGCCCGGTGTGCCACGCTGCAGCCACTCAGGCCATTAGAATATTTTCCTAA